One Exiguobacterium sp. BMC-KP genomic window, TCGGACCTGGAACGGATCTCTCATTCTCGATCAAGGACATCCCAGCAATCAAGTGTGCCGGAAATGCCAACATTCCGGACGGTGAAGTCTTTACTGCGCCTGTTAAGGATTCCGTCAATGGTGTCATCTCGTATAACACGCCGTCACCATATCATGGATTCACATTCGAAAATGTCACATTGACGTTCAAAGACGGTAAAATCGTCGAAGCGACGGCGAATGATACAGATCGGATCAATCAAGTCTTTGATACAGATGCTGGTTCTCGATTCGTCGGTGAATTCGCGATTGGTGTCAACCCATTCATTCAACATCCGATGAAGGATATTCTGTTTGATGAGAAGATTGATGGCAGTTTCCACTTCACACCGGGTCAAGCGTACGAAGAAGCTTACAACGGCAATGATTCATCAGTTCACTGGGATCTCGTTAACATTCAACGTCCTGATTACGGCGGTGGTGAGATTTGGTTCGATGATGTCTTGATCCGTAAAGACGGACGTTTCGTCCTTCCAGAACTCGAAGTATTAAATCCTGAAAATCTCAAATAAGAAAAAGCGGATGGCTGGTCCAATAAAAGGACCGTGTCATCCGTTTTCTTTATCTTATTTTTTCAATGTCGCGCGAAGCATCCAAATCTGTTTTTCGATTTCCTTCGCTTGACCAAGTAGATCATCTTCAACCGTTACATCCTGCGCCTCAAGATGTTCAATTGCATCGAGCATCTCTTTACGAACTTGTTGGAAATCTTTAATGACAGAATCAATCATCTCATCTGCCGTCAAACCAGATTTCGCTTCTTCGAGTGTTGTTTGCTCTAAATATTCTTTTAATGTCGCTGAAGGTGT contains:
- a CDS encoding Dps family protein, with translation MISNHAKTALNQQVANYGVLFVKLHNYHWYIKGPDFLTLHVKLEELYTWVSEQYDVVAERLLMNNGTPSATLKEYLEQTTLEEAKSGLTADEMIDSVIKDFQQVRKEMLDAIEHLEAQDVTVEDDLLGQAKEIEKQIWMLRATLKK